The following proteins are co-located in the Argopecten irradians isolate NY chromosome 9, Ai_NY, whole genome shotgun sequence genome:
- the LOC138331116 gene encoding uncharacterized protein isoform X1 — MKMDYLKLVFILLCGVQIGKCASWTVTVYISELYVYNHIQIILNIYGTRSSRAVYTGNNLVQNEERVITTDIDFGKINEIAIYMSYYYYYVFWINVQKVVLYDGIHTYRFTCDCILKRTVYKKLTPHDMSPFEIDPCSISTPEQIPNVRMYRPANTQPNTHSISLTEGWYTGGQYQLLTKSPDLDLARCGAESQIWMNGTFPDADEMNHPRQLCITNRTTGDTCVNNMTALVTNCTTHVMYYLSTPPSDSAYCFDTDPCSYSSPRTIPNVESYRPTNTDPNSPRITLTEGWYSGGQYQLLTRSPELDGPRCGAESQIWMNGTLPAADGKQHAVPLCVTNQTTGEKCKNEKMTTYVTNCTSHIMYDLPSPPTNSAYCFDIPSDSNDTPPSYRPTRVKVKFELLRNGGLMSNNAHDSDVNPFLRFHCDFERDENNAYFYVIYFYVDGSYVNFGTELVVYDTGTASVTEGTLMSKFGLTAGITITCSVGARASKNGRTGSLVTSEGFYAGIKLLNQSISIERGHSGTVYFKQTVPFGCALSSPWVVNSDNCKLKLHVMKTSTENVCHSNTLHHRGQCAIEIQGLTTATSSDVWDPQTYSVELVSVESMRALYGLTTRQFFFHLETSSSHHQFWGNAKSDSVQVNVNEGSDDHVWQGKQCQVFCDPHMRSFDGMQYELQYPGKFLLFKHENIPIQVQVEITSCYGSRTPYCACGLVVVAGKDVFQIYLCNRPYDIRYQSCLDGVLTVVKQSNANYKIYLPTGSVIHVAMRMHRGLLDIYITPTVHEYRGRISGLCGDLDGHKANDCVSKGGSMPCEEPVTGQWGYRYHPNSFTQSYRLHPTEVLLNIDINTDSLPSYPRSHETCSCTNVIHATAQCSSRQYALCTNPRNQVKCTSVKQNSLRKKRQAEHSNSYEHHGIIKRQAAVFNESEAIQLCTAALNTVANEACSHIGVNSSSDEINNCAADLMLTGDGNWTKYAIDRSESSCLETLEKNTTLQEENPDISNIIRNNTCPLNCSEQGSCSNGKCMCQEGFASDDCSFDLSKPLEIHGLENDGLCDIDDSCSYVVVEGLEFPSDINITCQFSGQATLVGEISHTLDVSNVTADPNTLFTVICELPVIDTPSDRLGIQYNVSVAMDGFEFSEAINFVVIDTACQDFFNSSGKITFYIKDGFCFINETCYPEGSYKENALCLECRPRENLHMWSNSTNEDCVVSDKETEDPTSDVIIIVISAVTGSLSVCLLVCVLWCFCKKKDKSKQVVEDISINDDVDEEEGKPCIAWLNDEELNTSDQMEKSKALRPKWNQWTRIPEILSDKQKSQSIDTQNSVQILNESVKCVEIADHVHPKETSNHVQRAISVDDVFDRDDKQTSIFNLYSNVKESRIQIDTENERENMDGDITLGSPNPETGFKFWIYNENQSTTDVGTNDLSSRGNSKEVESEQPSRVSADKGSQQKKKKKRKRRKIEPECSIGDLAIITEDDNDRREKRKSRKKSKRQKKEISHHLNETNTADDKCDDNVGIPFASLSNEGTSGSRTDMRTEHDDHKADSTDSHIILVRPNTKPNLDFVNTHEVGLKHDMSKRNTETNEPDIVKPTPIPNPGISDTSGAEQDLNCDTYFTNPPEDRVALTNPFLKDEVLASEPRLLETILGIDMSENKRKSNKKKRRQHQEEELESAIVDREVMTDEQYTRKRKKKSKKRDIENMDDISKSEDNKSKFCPDEELHVVTKKKEEASDLGIERVTGNDTDKTTSSQNDHNLESPRRKLFADDEANIETQSVISVASDNSGTEGIIVDGEPAQKDTLLPSTATVEKGKRKKKNKRRRKKKKVVPLPSNGNPSLASNKGKEKKAPKKSKTKNIRKK; from the exons atgaaaatggattatttgaaACTTGTTTTCATTCTCTTGTGCGGTGTGCAGATAGGGAAAT GTGCTAGCTGGACAGTTACCGTGTACATTAGCGAGTTATATGTTTATAATCACATACAAATAATTCTCAATATCTACGGCACACGAAGTTCCAGAGCGGTTTACACTGGTAATAACCTAGTGCAAAATGAAGAAAGGGTAATAACTACTGACATCGATTTcggaaaaataaatgaaatcgCCATTTACATGagctactactactactacgtTTTCTGGATCAATGTACAAAAG GTTGTTCTTTATGATGGAATCCACACATATCGTTTTACCTGTGACTGCATATTGAAGCGGACTGTGTACAAAAAACTTACACCACACG ATATGTCCCCGTTTGAAATTGACCCCTGTTCAATCTCAACACCAGAACAAATCCCTAACGTAAGGATGTACCGCCCCGCCAACACACAACCTAACACTCACAGCATCAGTTTGACAGAGGGTTGGTACACTGGAGGACAGTATCAGCTCCTTACTAAAAGCCCTGACCTAGATTTAGCGCGCTGTGGGGCTGAATCACAAATCTGGATGAATG GTACATTCCCAGATGCTGATGAAATGAATCATCCCCGACAACTTTGTATCACGAATCGTACAACAGGTGATACGTGTGTAAACAACATGACAGCGTTAGTAACAAACTGTACGACACACGTCATGTACTATCTCAGTACACCTCCTAGTGACAGTGCGTACTGCTTCG ACACCGACCCTTGTTCATACTCATCGCCAAGAACGATTCCAAACGTAGAAAGTTACCGTCCAACAAACACAGATCCTAACTCTCCAAGGATAACTCTAACAGAGGGTTGGTACTCAGGGGGACAGTATCAGCTCCTCACACGAAGTCCTGAGCTGGATGGACCACGTTGTGGGGCTGAATCACAAATCTGGATGAATG GAACACTCCCAGCCGCTGATGGAAAGCAACATGCTGTACCCTTGTGTGTTACCAATCAGACAACAGGTGAGAAGTGTAAAAATGAGAAGATGACAACTTACGTCACCAACTGTACGTCTCACATCATGTACGATCTCCCTTCACCCCCGACAAACAGTGCTTATTGCTTCG ATATACCATCAGATTCAAATG ATACTCCTCCATCCTATCGACCAACCAGGGTCAAAGTCAAGTTTGAACTTCTACGGAACGGTGGCTTGATGTCGAACAATGCCCATGATTCCGACGTAAATCCTTTTCTTCGTTTCCATTGCGATTTTGAAAGAGATGAAAACAATGCTTATTTCTACGTGATCTACTTTTACGTGGACGGAAGCTACGTGAACTTTGGAACCGAGCTGGTGGTTTACGATACAGGGACAGCTTCCGTAACAGAGGGCACTCTCATGTCAAAGTTTGGCTTGACAGCCGGGATAACG ATCACATGCAGTGTTGGTGCAAGAGCATCTAAAAACGGACGAACTGGATCTCTAGTGACCAGCGAGGGATTCTATGCAGGAATAAAG TTACTGAATCAGTCGATCTCTATTGAACGTGGTCATAGCGGTACAGTGTACTTCAAACAGACTGTTCCTTTCGGATGTGCCCTTAGTTCACCTTGGGTTGTGAATTCCGACAACTGTAAACTTAAACTCCATGTAATGAAAACGTCGACAGAGAATGTCTGCCACAGCAACACGCTTCATCACCGTGGGCAATGTGCTATAGAAATACAGGGATTGACAACCGCTACTAGCAGTGATGTATGGGATCCACAGACTTACTCAGTCGAGTTAGTTTCTGTGGAAAGTATGAGAGCTTTATATGGTCTGACCACGAGGCAGTTCTTCTTCCATTTGGAAACATCCAGTTCCCATCATCAATTCTGGGGAAATGCAAAATCAGATTCTGTCCAG GTAAACGTGAATGAAGGATCAGATGATCATGTTTGGCAAGGGAAACAATGCCAGGTGTTTTGTGATCCGCACATGAGGTCGTTTGATGGCAT GCAATATGAATTACAGTACCCCGGGAaatttctgcttttcaaacatgaaaacattCCAATACAA GTACAAGTGGAAATCACGTCCTGTTATGGCAGTCGAACCCCGTATTGTGCATGTGGACTTGTAGTTGTTGCAGGCAAAGATGTGTTTCAAATCTACCTGTGTAATCGCCCATATGACATTAGGTATCAATCATGCCTCGACGGTGTTCTGACAGTGGTCAAACAATCAAATGCGAATTATAAA atatATTTGCCGACTGGTTCAGTCATCCACGTGGCGATGAGAATGCATCGTGGCCtcctagatatctatataacacCCACGGTTCATGAATACAGGGGGAGAATATCCGGTCTCTGTGGGGATCTTGATGGACATAAAGCAAACGATTGTGTTAGTAAAGGTGGTAGCATGCCTTGCGAGGAACCAGTGACAGGTCAATGGGGTTATCGCTATCATCCAAACTCTTTCACACAGTCGTATAG GCTACACCCCACTGAGGTTCTACTGAACATTGACATCAACACAGACTCTCTACCTTCCTACCCTCGGTCACACGAGACATGTTCCTGTACCAATGTAATCCATGCCACAGCACAGTGTTCCTCAAGACAGTACGCCCTATGTACTAATCCACGGAATCAAGTGAAATGTACAAGTGTTAAACAAAATTCTTTGAGGAAAAAGCGACAAGCTGAACATTCCAACAGCTATGAACACCATGGTATCATCAAACGA cAGGCAGCAGTATTTAATGAGTCCGAAGCTATCCAGCTATGTACGGCAGCTCTGAATACCGTGGCGAACGAAGCCTGTTCTCATATTGGTGTCAACTCATCCAGTGACGAAATAAATAATTGTGCTGCGGATCTCATG CTTACCGGAGACGGAAATTGGACCAAGTATGCCATAGATAGAAGTGAAAGCTCGTGTCTAGAGACGTTAGAAAAGAATACAACTCTACAAGAGGAGAACCCAGATATAAGTAACATTATAAGGAATAATACCTGTCCCCTTAACTGCTCAGAACAAGGATCTTGCTCAAACG GTAAATGTATGTGCCAGGAGGGATTTGCCTCAGACGACTGTTCCTTTGACCTCAGCAAACCTCTAGAGATTCATGGCCTCGAGAATGACGGACTCTGTGATATTGATGACAGCTGTAGTTACGTAGTGGTAGAAGGTCTAGAGTTTCCTTCTGATATCAACATCACTTGCCAATTCAGCGGTCAAGCT ACGTTAGTCGGGGAGATAAGCCACACTCTAGACGTGTCAAATGTAACTGCGGACCCCAATACGTTGTTTACCGTTATATGTGAACTACCTGTAATAGACACTCCATCCGATCGACTTGGGATCCAGTACAACGTGTCTGTGGCTATGGACGGTTTTGAATTTAGCGAGGCAATCAATTTCGTCGTGATTGATACAGCTTGCCAGGATTTCTTTAATAGCTCtggaaaaatcacattttacatTAAG GACggattttgtttcattaatgAAACATGCTACCCAGAAGGATCCTACAAGGAAAACGCTTTATGTTTAGAATGCAGACCTAGAGAGAACCTTCACATGTGGTCAAATTCTACTAACGAAG ATTGTGTTGTTAGCGACAAAGAAACAGAAGACCCTACCTCTGACGTCATCATAATTGTTATATCAGCAGTCACTGGATCGCTCTCTGTATGTCTCCTTGTCTGCGTCCTGTGGTGCTTTTGTAAAAAGAAAGATAAGAG CAAGCAGGTGGTAGAGGATATTTCAATCAACGATGATGTCGACGAAGAGGAAGGAAAGCCTTGTATAGCTTGGCTTAATGACGAGGAGCTAAATACTAGTGACCAGATGGAGAAGAGTAAAGCATTGAGACCAAAATGGAACCAATGGACGAGAATTCCGGAAATTCTAAGTGATAAACAGAAATCACAGAGTATTGATACTCAGAATTCCGTTCAAATCCTTAACGAATCTGTGAAGTGTGTTGAGATTGCCGATCATGTCCATCCTAAGGAGACAAG cAATCATGTACAAAGAGCTATTTCGGTCGACGATGTCTTCGATAGAGATGATAAGCAGACGTCCATTTTCAATCTCTATTCAAATGTTAAAGAAAGCAGGATCCAAATCGACACAGAAAATGAAAGAGAGAACATGGATGGCGATATAACGCTTGGTAGTCCAAACCCTGAGACAGGATTCAAATTTTGGATATATAACGAAAATCAATCGACAACTGATGTTGGTACTAACGATTTATCAAGCAGAGGAAATAGCAAGGAAGTTGAATCGGAACAACCGTCCAGAGTTTCAGCTGATAAAGGGAGTcaacagaaaaagaaaaagaaaagaaaacgtAGAAAGATTGAGCCTGAGTGTTCCATCGGAGATCTAGCGATCATAACTGAGGATGATAATGACAGACGGGAGAAGAGAAAATCAAGGAAGAAAAGCAAAAGACAGAAGAAGGAAATAAG TCATCATCTAAATGAAACCAACACAGCCGACGATAAATGTGACGATAACGTAGGGATTCCATTTGCTTCTCTATCGAATGAAGGAACATCCGGGAGTAGAACTGACATGAGGACAGAACATGACGACCATAAAGCGGACTCAACTGACAGTCATATCATCCTGGTTAGGCCAAACACTAAACCGAACCTTGACTTCGTAAACACACATGAAGTAGGCTTAAAACACGACATGTCTAAGAGAAACACAGAAACCAATGAACCTGATATAGTAAAACCAACTCCAATCCCAAATCCTGGAATATCTGATACCTCTGGCGCAGAACAAGACCTAAATTGTGACACATATTTTACCAATCCACCAGAAGATAGAGTTGCATTAACCAATCCATTCCTTAAAGACGAAGTCCTTGCGAGTGAACCAAGGCTGTTGGAAACCATATTAGGAATAGACATGTCAGAGAATAAGAGAAAATCCAACAAGAAAAAGAGGAGACAACATCAGGAAGAAGAACTAGAATCGGCAATCGTAGACAGGGAAGTTATGACTGATGAGCAATATACAAGGAAACGGAAGAAGAAATCAAAGAAAAGAGACATAGAAAACATGGATGATATAAG CAAAAGCGAAGATAACAAGTCGAAATTTTGCCCAGATGAAGAACTACATGTCGTGACTAAGAAGAAAGAGGAAGCTTCGGACCTAGGTATCGAAAGGGTCACAGGAAACGATACAGACAAAACAACATCAAGCCAAAATGACCACAATCTAGAAAGTCCAAGGAGGAAATTATTCGCTGACGATGAAGCAAACATCGAAACACAATCAGTTATCTCTGTTGCTTCCGACAATTCGGGTACTGAAGGGATAATCGTGGACGGCGAGCCGGCACAAAAGGATACCTTGTTACCATCGACAGCAACAGTTGAAAAGGGAAAGcgaaagaagaaaaacaaaagacggagaaagaaaaagaaagtgGTACCTCTGCCATCAAATGGAAATCCATCCCTGGCATCCAATAAAGGGAAAGAAAAGAAAGCTCCGAAAAAATCAAAGACTAAAAACATcagaaagaaataa
- the LOC138331116 gene encoding uncharacterized protein isoform X2, whose translation MKMDYLKLVFILLCGVQIGKCASWTVTVYISELYVYNHIQIILNIYGTRSSRAVYTGNNLVQNEERVITTDIDFGKINEIAIYMSYYYYYVFWINVQKVVLYDGIHTYRFTCDCILKRTVYKKLTPHDMSPFEIDPCSISTPEQIPNVRMYRPANTQPNTHSISLTEGWYTGGQYQLLTKSPDLDLARCGAESQIWMNGTFPDADEMNHPRQLCITNRTTGDTCVNNMTALVTNCTTHVMYYLSTPPSDSAYCFDTDPCSYSSPRTIPNVESYRPTNTDPNSPRITLTEGWYSGGQYQLLTRSPELDGPRCGAESQIWMNGTLPAADGKQHAVPLCVTNQTTGEKCKNEKMTTYVTNCTSHIMYDLPSPPTNSAYCFDIPSDSNDTPPSYRPTRVKVKFELLRNGGLMSNNAHDSDVNPFLRFHCDFERDENNAYFYVIYFYVDGSYVNFGTELVVYDTGTASVTEGTLMSKFGLTAGITITCSVGARASKNGRTGSLVTSEGFYAGIKLLNQSISIERGHSGTVYFKQTVPFGCALSSPWVVNSDNCKLKLHVMKTSTENVCHSNTLHHRGQCAIEIQGLTTATSSDVWDPQTYSVELVSVESMRALYGLTTRQFFFHLETSSSHHQFWGNAKSDSVQVNVNEGSDDHVWQGKQCQVFCDPHMRSFDGMQYELQYPGKFLLFKHENIPIQVQVEITSCYGSRTPYCACGLVVVAGKDVFQIYLCNRPYDIRYQSCLDGVLTVVKQSNANYKIYLPTGSVIHVAMRMHRGLLDIYITPTVHEYRGRISGLCGDLDGHKANDCVSKGGSMPCEEPVTGQWGYRYHPNSFTQSYRLHPTEVLLNIDINTDSLPSYPRSHETCSCTNVIHATAQCSSRQYALCTNPRNQVKCTSVKQNSLRKKRQAEHSNSYEHHGIIKRAAVFNESEAIQLCTAALNTVANEACSHIGVNSSSDEINNCAADLMLTGDGNWTKYAIDRSESSCLETLEKNTTLQEENPDISNIIRNNTCPLNCSEQGSCSNGKCMCQEGFASDDCSFDLSKPLEIHGLENDGLCDIDDSCSYVVVEGLEFPSDINITCQFSGQATLVGEISHTLDVSNVTADPNTLFTVICELPVIDTPSDRLGIQYNVSVAMDGFEFSEAINFVVIDTACQDFFNSSGKITFYIKDGFCFINETCYPEGSYKENALCLECRPRENLHMWSNSTNEDCVVSDKETEDPTSDVIIIVISAVTGSLSVCLLVCVLWCFCKKKDKSKQVVEDISINDDVDEEEGKPCIAWLNDEELNTSDQMEKSKALRPKWNQWTRIPEILSDKQKSQSIDTQNSVQILNESVKCVEIADHVHPKETSNHVQRAISVDDVFDRDDKQTSIFNLYSNVKESRIQIDTENERENMDGDITLGSPNPETGFKFWIYNENQSTTDVGTNDLSSRGNSKEVESEQPSRVSADKGSQQKKKKKRKRRKIEPECSIGDLAIITEDDNDRREKRKSRKKSKRQKKEISHHLNETNTADDKCDDNVGIPFASLSNEGTSGSRTDMRTEHDDHKADSTDSHIILVRPNTKPNLDFVNTHEVGLKHDMSKRNTETNEPDIVKPTPIPNPGISDTSGAEQDLNCDTYFTNPPEDRVALTNPFLKDEVLASEPRLLETILGIDMSENKRKSNKKKRRQHQEEELESAIVDREVMTDEQYTRKRKKKSKKRDIENMDDISKSEDNKSKFCPDEELHVVTKKKEEASDLGIERVTGNDTDKTTSSQNDHNLESPRRKLFADDEANIETQSVISVASDNSGTEGIIVDGEPAQKDTLLPSTATVEKGKRKKKNKRRRKKKKVVPLPSNGNPSLASNKGKEKKAPKKSKTKNIRKK comes from the exons atgaaaatggattatttgaaACTTGTTTTCATTCTCTTGTGCGGTGTGCAGATAGGGAAAT GTGCTAGCTGGACAGTTACCGTGTACATTAGCGAGTTATATGTTTATAATCACATACAAATAATTCTCAATATCTACGGCACACGAAGTTCCAGAGCGGTTTACACTGGTAATAACCTAGTGCAAAATGAAGAAAGGGTAATAACTACTGACATCGATTTcggaaaaataaatgaaatcgCCATTTACATGagctactactactactacgtTTTCTGGATCAATGTACAAAAG GTTGTTCTTTATGATGGAATCCACACATATCGTTTTACCTGTGACTGCATATTGAAGCGGACTGTGTACAAAAAACTTACACCACACG ATATGTCCCCGTTTGAAATTGACCCCTGTTCAATCTCAACACCAGAACAAATCCCTAACGTAAGGATGTACCGCCCCGCCAACACACAACCTAACACTCACAGCATCAGTTTGACAGAGGGTTGGTACACTGGAGGACAGTATCAGCTCCTTACTAAAAGCCCTGACCTAGATTTAGCGCGCTGTGGGGCTGAATCACAAATCTGGATGAATG GTACATTCCCAGATGCTGATGAAATGAATCATCCCCGACAACTTTGTATCACGAATCGTACAACAGGTGATACGTGTGTAAACAACATGACAGCGTTAGTAACAAACTGTACGACACACGTCATGTACTATCTCAGTACACCTCCTAGTGACAGTGCGTACTGCTTCG ACACCGACCCTTGTTCATACTCATCGCCAAGAACGATTCCAAACGTAGAAAGTTACCGTCCAACAAACACAGATCCTAACTCTCCAAGGATAACTCTAACAGAGGGTTGGTACTCAGGGGGACAGTATCAGCTCCTCACACGAAGTCCTGAGCTGGATGGACCACGTTGTGGGGCTGAATCACAAATCTGGATGAATG GAACACTCCCAGCCGCTGATGGAAAGCAACATGCTGTACCCTTGTGTGTTACCAATCAGACAACAGGTGAGAAGTGTAAAAATGAGAAGATGACAACTTACGTCACCAACTGTACGTCTCACATCATGTACGATCTCCCTTCACCCCCGACAAACAGTGCTTATTGCTTCG ATATACCATCAGATTCAAATG ATACTCCTCCATCCTATCGACCAACCAGGGTCAAAGTCAAGTTTGAACTTCTACGGAACGGTGGCTTGATGTCGAACAATGCCCATGATTCCGACGTAAATCCTTTTCTTCGTTTCCATTGCGATTTTGAAAGAGATGAAAACAATGCTTATTTCTACGTGATCTACTTTTACGTGGACGGAAGCTACGTGAACTTTGGAACCGAGCTGGTGGTTTACGATACAGGGACAGCTTCCGTAACAGAGGGCACTCTCATGTCAAAGTTTGGCTTGACAGCCGGGATAACG ATCACATGCAGTGTTGGTGCAAGAGCATCTAAAAACGGACGAACTGGATCTCTAGTGACCAGCGAGGGATTCTATGCAGGAATAAAG TTACTGAATCAGTCGATCTCTATTGAACGTGGTCATAGCGGTACAGTGTACTTCAAACAGACTGTTCCTTTCGGATGTGCCCTTAGTTCACCTTGGGTTGTGAATTCCGACAACTGTAAACTTAAACTCCATGTAATGAAAACGTCGACAGAGAATGTCTGCCACAGCAACACGCTTCATCACCGTGGGCAATGTGCTATAGAAATACAGGGATTGACAACCGCTACTAGCAGTGATGTATGGGATCCACAGACTTACTCAGTCGAGTTAGTTTCTGTGGAAAGTATGAGAGCTTTATATGGTCTGACCACGAGGCAGTTCTTCTTCCATTTGGAAACATCCAGTTCCCATCATCAATTCTGGGGAAATGCAAAATCAGATTCTGTCCAG GTAAACGTGAATGAAGGATCAGATGATCATGTTTGGCAAGGGAAACAATGCCAGGTGTTTTGTGATCCGCACATGAGGTCGTTTGATGGCAT GCAATATGAATTACAGTACCCCGGGAaatttctgcttttcaaacatgaaaacattCCAATACAA GTACAAGTGGAAATCACGTCCTGTTATGGCAGTCGAACCCCGTATTGTGCATGTGGACTTGTAGTTGTTGCAGGCAAAGATGTGTTTCAAATCTACCTGTGTAATCGCCCATATGACATTAGGTATCAATCATGCCTCGACGGTGTTCTGACAGTGGTCAAACAATCAAATGCGAATTATAAA atatATTTGCCGACTGGTTCAGTCATCCACGTGGCGATGAGAATGCATCGTGGCCtcctagatatctatataacacCCACGGTTCATGAATACAGGGGGAGAATATCCGGTCTCTGTGGGGATCTTGATGGACATAAAGCAAACGATTGTGTTAGTAAAGGTGGTAGCATGCCTTGCGAGGAACCAGTGACAGGTCAATGGGGTTATCGCTATCATCCAAACTCTTTCACACAGTCGTATAG GCTACACCCCACTGAGGTTCTACTGAACATTGACATCAACACAGACTCTCTACCTTCCTACCCTCGGTCACACGAGACATGTTCCTGTACCAATGTAATCCATGCCACAGCACAGTGTTCCTCAAGACAGTACGCCCTATGTACTAATCCACGGAATCAAGTGAAATGTACAAGTGTTAAACAAAATTCTTTGAGGAAAAAGCGACAAGCTGAACATTCCAACAGCTATGAACACCATGGTATCATCAAACGA GCAGCAGTATTTAATGAGTCCGAAGCTATCCAGCTATGTACGGCAGCTCTGAATACCGTGGCGAACGAAGCCTGTTCTCATATTGGTGTCAACTCATCCAGTGACGAAATAAATAATTGTGCTGCGGATCTCATG CTTACCGGAGACGGAAATTGGACCAAGTATGCCATAGATAGAAGTGAAAGCTCGTGTCTAGAGACGTTAGAAAAGAATACAACTCTACAAGAGGAGAACCCAGATATAAGTAACATTATAAGGAATAATACCTGTCCCCTTAACTGCTCAGAACAAGGATCTTGCTCAAACG GTAAATGTATGTGCCAGGAGGGATTTGCCTCAGACGACTGTTCCTTTGACCTCAGCAAACCTCTAGAGATTCATGGCCTCGAGAATGACGGACTCTGTGATATTGATGACAGCTGTAGTTACGTAGTGGTAGAAGGTCTAGAGTTTCCTTCTGATATCAACATCACTTGCCAATTCAGCGGTCAAGCT ACGTTAGTCGGGGAGATAAGCCACACTCTAGACGTGTCAAATGTAACTGCGGACCCCAATACGTTGTTTACCGTTATATGTGAACTACCTGTAATAGACACTCCATCCGATCGACTTGGGATCCAGTACAACGTGTCTGTGGCTATGGACGGTTTTGAATTTAGCGAGGCAATCAATTTCGTCGTGATTGATACAGCTTGCCAGGATTTCTTTAATAGCTCtggaaaaatcacattttacatTAAG GACggattttgtttcattaatgAAACATGCTACCCAGAAGGATCCTACAAGGAAAACGCTTTATGTTTAGAATGCAGACCTAGAGAGAACCTTCACATGTGGTCAAATTCTACTAACGAAG ATTGTGTTGTTAGCGACAAAGAAACAGAAGACCCTACCTCTGACGTCATCATAATTGTTATATCAGCAGTCACTGGATCGCTCTCTGTATGTCTCCTTGTCTGCGTCCTGTGGTGCTTTTGTAAAAAGAAAGATAAGAG CAAGCAGGTGGTAGAGGATATTTCAATCAACGATGATGTCGACGAAGAGGAAGGAAAGCCTTGTATAGCTTGGCTTAATGACGAGGAGCTAAATACTAGTGACCAGATGGAGAAGAGTAAAGCATTGAGACCAAAATGGAACCAATGGACGAGAATTCCGGAAATTCTAAGTGATAAACAGAAATCACAGAGTATTGATACTCAGAATTCCGTTCAAATCCTTAACGAATCTGTGAAGTGTGTTGAGATTGCCGATCATGTCCATCCTAAGGAGACAAG cAATCATGTACAAAGAGCTATTTCGGTCGACGATGTCTTCGATAGAGATGATAAGCAGACGTCCATTTTCAATCTCTATTCAAATGTTAAAGAAAGCAGGATCCAAATCGACACAGAAAATGAAAGAGAGAACATGGATGGCGATATAACGCTTGGTAGTCCAAACCCTGAGACAGGATTCAAATTTTGGATATATAACGAAAATCAATCGACAACTGATGTTGGTACTAACGATTTATCAAGCAGAGGAAATAGCAAGGAAGTTGAATCGGAACAACCGTCCAGAGTTTCAGCTGATAAAGGGAGTcaacagaaaaagaaaaagaaaagaaaacgtAGAAAGATTGAGCCTGAGTGTTCCATCGGAGATCTAGCGATCATAACTGAGGATGATAATGACAGACGGGAGAAGAGAAAATCAAGGAAGAAAAGCAAAAGACAGAAGAAGGAAATAAG TCATCATCTAAATGAAACCAACACAGCCGACGATAAATGTGACGATAACGTAGGGATTCCATTTGCTTCTCTATCGAATGAAGGAACATCCGGGAGTAGAACTGACATGAGGACAGAACATGACGACCATAAAGCGGACTCAACTGACAGTCATATCATCCTGGTTAGGCCAAACACTAAACCGAACCTTGACTTCGTAAACACACATGAAGTAGGCTTAAAACACGACATGTCTAAGAGAAACACAGAAACCAATGAACCTGATATAGTAAAACCAACTCCAATCCCAAATCCTGGAATATCTGATACCTCTGGCGCAGAACAAGACCTAAATTGTGACACATATTTTACCAATCCACCAGAAGATAGAGTTGCATTAACCAATCCATTCCTTAAAGACGAAGTCCTTGCGAGTGAACCAAGGCTGTTGGAAACCATATTAGGAATAGACATGTCAGAGAATAAGAGAAAATCCAACAAGAAAAAGAGGAGACAACATCAGGAAGAAGAACTAGAATCGGCAATCGTAGACAGGGAAGTTATGACTGATGAGCAATATACAAGGAAACGGAAGAAGAAATCAAAGAAAAGAGACATAGAAAACATGGATGATATAAG CAAAAGCGAAGATAACAAGTCGAAATTTTGCCCAGATGAAGAACTACATGTCGTGACTAAGAAGAAAGAGGAAGCTTCGGACCTAGGTATCGAAAGGGTCACAGGAAACGATACAGACAAAACAACATCAAGCCAAAATGACCACAATCTAGAAAGTCCAAGGAGGAAATTATTCGCTGACGATGAAGCAAACATCGAAACACAATCAGTTATCTCTGTTGCTTCCGACAATTCGGGTACTGAAGGGATAATCGTGGACGGCGAGCCGGCACAAAAGGATACCTTGTTACCATCGACAGCAACAGTTGAAAAGGGAAAGcgaaagaagaaaaacaaaagacggagaaagaaaaagaaagtgGTACCTCTGCCATCAAATGGAAATCCATCCCTGGCATCCAATAAAGGGAAAGAAAAGAAAGCTCCGAAAAAATCAAAGACTAAAAACATcagaaagaaataa